Below is a window of Caldichromatium japonicum DNA.
ATACAACCTTGGCATGATGTATGCCTTGGGGCGGGGTACCCTACAGAATGATGCCCAGGCTGCGCTGTGGTGGCGCAAGGCCGCCGAGCAAGGCCTTGCCGAGGCCCGATTCAGTCTAGGACTCATGTATGAAATGGGTCGGGGTGGCCCACAGGACGAGGCGCAAGCGGCCTACTGGTATGGCCAAGCCGCCGAGCAGGGCCTGGCTGAGGCCCAATATCGCCTGGGTTTGCTGTATGCCGAGGGGCGCGGAGTGGAGCGGGATGAGTTCAAGGCCACCCATTGGCTGGTGAGCGCCGTGTCCCAGGGTTATGATGAGGCCCAGAATGCGCTCGATCGGTTGTTTAAGGGTGATGCAAGGGCCGACGCGGGATCCGCTTCAGCCGGATGACCAGCGGGTCATTCATCGACCCGCTGCCCAGTTATTGATAAGAAACAAATGGTGGAGCCGGCAGGCGGTGCGGCAGTTGATCCTCGACCGTTTTGGCATCGAGCTCAGGCCGCAGGGGGAGGGCAAGTACTTGGTGCGCTGGGGATTGACGCCCCAGAAACCGATTCGGCGCGCCTATGAGCAAAGCCCGCCGGCGGGCAAGACGTGGCTTGAGGAGATCTACCCGGACATTGCCCGGCGCGCCAAGGCCGAGGGCGCCGAAATCCACTGGGGCGATGAAACGGGGCTGCGCTCGGACGAGGTGCGCGGGCGCTCTTATGCGCCGGCGATCAAGACGTCCGAGATTCGCGTCACGCACCGTCGCGAAGGCCTGTCGGTGATCTCGACGCTGACCAACCGCGGAAAGGTGCGTCGGAAGGCGTTCGCGGGGGCGATGAACGCCGACATCCTGATCGACTTCATGAAGCGGCTCGTCAAGGACGCCAGGGGCAAGAAGATCTTCCTCATCCTCGACAACCTGCGCGTGCATCACACCAAGCCAGTCAAGGCCTGGCTGGCTGCATGCGCCAATCAAATCGAGGCCTCCTCCCTCCCCTATAGCCCGGCACTGAACCCCAACGAGATGCTCAAGGCCACCATCACCGCGCAGGCGCCCTCCCGCGCCAAGGGCGATCTGAAGAAGGCGACCGTCAGCCACCTGCGCCGCCTTCTCAATTCCCCCCAACGCATCATGCGCTACTTCCAGCATCCCAAGCTCCATGATGCCGCGTAATATAAGTTCATTGGTTTCGGATCAATATTATGAGAGGCTCAATACAACGCGCTCATCATCCGGGCGCGATAGCGCGCAGCCAGCTCATGGCCGCTGCCGAGTATATCGAAGATCGCGATCATCCCTTTGCGTCCCGCATCCTCACCATAGGCGCGATCGCGCCTGACGAGCTCGAGCAGATGTTCGAGAGCTCCTTCATAATCTCCGCGCAGGACCTGATAAGCAGCAAGCTGATAACGCGCCTCGCTGTCCTGGGGATTGGCGCTGAGCCGGACGGCAAGTTCAGTCTCACCAGGCGCCTGTCTGATCGCCTGGGCAAAATTGAGCTGGCCACGCAATGCAGCAACCTCGGGGTCATTGGTGAGTTCGAGCGGTAAGCGCCCGATCGCTGCCTGTGCCTGATCGATCTCTCCGCTGGCCGCTAACAATTGAACCTCGATGAGTGGCAGGCGCTTGTGATCCGGGTCTTCGCGACGTGCGCGCTCGAAGAGCGCGCGAGCGCTGGCTAGATCCCCGGCAGAGATCGCGTCCTGGACGCGCTCGATCAGCCCATCAGAGGCGCGGGGTAGATGCTTTTCAAGAAAGGCCCGCACCTGGCTTTCGGGTAGAGCGCC
It encodes the following:
- the trxA gene encoding thioredoxin yields the protein MSHSPHIVVATAANFQSIVLEGSYRRPVLVDFWADWCAPCRMLMPILAKLADEYQGRFLLAKVNTDEEQALAFQFGIRSLPTVQLLRNGQVVDHFMGALPESQVRAFLEKHLPRASDGLIERVQDAISAGDLASARALFERARREDPDHKRLPLIEVQLLAASGEIDQAQAAIGRLPLELTNDPEVAALRGQLNFAQAIRQAPGETELAVRLSANPQDSEARYQLAAYQVLRGDYEGALEHLLELVRRDRAYGEDAGRKGMIAIFDILGSGHELAARYRARMMSALY